One Blastocatellia bacterium genomic region harbors:
- a CDS encoding GTP-binding protein, with amino-acid sequence MAKEKFERDKPHVNVGTIGHIDHGKTTLTAAITKVLGKKNPKVVFR; translated from the coding sequence AAAGAGAAGTTTGAGCGAGACAAGCCGCATGTGAACGTAGGGACGATTGGGCATATAGATCATGGGAAGACGACGTTGACGGCGGCGATCACGAAGGTATTAGGGAAGAAGAATCCGAAGGTGGTGTTTCGGAG